In Paramormyrops kingsleyae isolate MSU_618 chromosome 13, PKINGS_0.4, whole genome shotgun sequence, a single window of DNA contains:
- the LOC111850530 gene encoding DENN domain-containing protein 5A-like isoform X5, whose translation MTCENFEQSPLRRTFKSKVLAHYPENVEWSPFDQDAVGMLCMPKGLSFRTQADAREPCFHSFIITREDGSRTYGFALTFYEEVTSKQICGAMQTLYHMHNAERHDVPRLRRFDSYDIGRDTLFASKCICLLAPMAFPQACCQVLQQLYRAVTSAQPPPLPLESYIYNVLYEVPLPPPGRSLKFSGVYGPVVCQRPSTVELPLFDFPIGEVFELLGVENVLQLFTCALLEFQILLYSQHYQRLMTVAESITALMFPFQWQHVYVPILPASLLHFLDAPVPYLMGLHSNGQDDRSKLELPQEANLCFVDIDNHFIELPEDLPQFPNKLEFIQEICEVLMLFGIPPEGRACSGEGVGGPRGFRGCDVASDRRNGNLAGSPLDLLKENETIVRLQALVKRTGVRLEKLDGMETSGTNGDPRVQCGEEDLRTHLLNIRMREVFANRFTQMFADYEVFVIQSSQDKESWFSTRDQMQNFDKASFLSDQPEPYLPFLSRFLETQTFASFVDSKILCHDDEDKEHALRVFDARVEKVRMLNVRTPTLRTSMYQKCTNAEESEKAIEARVTKIDHTALHPHLLDMKIGQGRYEPGFFPRLQSDVLSAGPTSNKWSKRSTAAQWRRRDKQKQHAEHLYLDNDQREKHIQEARNLGTTIRQPKLSNLSPSVIAQTNWKFVEGLLKECRNKTKRMLVEKMGREAVELGHGEVSITGVEENTLIASLCDLLERIWSHGLQVKQGKSALWSHLLHYQESKEKSDATPSGLNPPGLIQDSERRKSDAGLTMPPLKVSLIDDMRHIQNIGEIKTDVGKARAWVRLTMEKKMLSRHLKQLLSDQELTKKLYKRYAFLRCDDEKEQFLYHLLSFNAVDYFCFTNVFTTVLIPYHVVVIPSKKLGGSMFTANPWVCVSGELSETGVLQVPKNSLEITFECQNLGKLTTVQMGHDNSGLYAKWLVECVMVRNEVTGHTYKFPCGRWLGKSVDDGSLERVLVGELVTPIPESEERLCRTPPMQQSPGMIRRFVNISPSSKPKLNTGQIQEGVGEAINGIVKHFHKPEKERSSLTLLLCGEYGLVWALEQVFLHGFRTPRLFKNIFIWDFLERAQGHFESPEQKDLELDENWQMRARDFCRFMRAINSTPRNIGKDGKFQMLVCLGARDHLLHHWIALLADCPITAQMYEDTAMLKDHSLVNSLIRVLQTLQDFNITLEASLIKGIGI comes from the exons ATGACCT gcgagaaTTTTGAGCAGAGTCCACTACGGAGGACCTTCAAATCCAAAGTTTTAGCACACTACCCTGAGAatgtggagtggagtccctttgaCCAAGACGCCGTGGGCATG CTCTGTATGCCAAAAGGGCTGTCATTCCGGACGCAGGCAGACGCCCGCGAGCCATGTTTCCACTCCTTCATCATCACCCGCGAGGACGGCTCGCGCACGTACGGCTTCGCACTCACCTTCTACGAGGAGGTGACCAGCAAGCAGATCTGCGGCGCCATGCAGACGCTCTACCACATGCACAACGCTGAGCGGCACGAcgtcccacgccttcgccgcttcgaCTCCTACGACATCGGCCGGGACACGCTCTTCGCCTCCAAGTGTATCTGCTTGCTGGCGCCCATGGCCTTTCCGCAAGCGTGCTGCCAGGTGCTGCAGCAGCTGTACCGCGCCGTCACCTCCGCCCAGCCGCCGCCGCTGCCCCTGGAGAGCTACATCTACAACGTGCTCTACGAGGTGCCTCTGCCGCCTCCCGGGCGCTCCCTTAAGTTTTCGGGTGTCTACGGGCCCGTGGTGTGTCAGCGGCCCAGCACCGTCGAACTGCCGCTCTTCGACTTTCCCATCGGCGAGGTCTTCGAGCTCCTGGGCGTGGAAAACGTGCTGCAGCTATTCACCTGCGCCCTGCTGGAGTTCCAGATCCTGCTCTACTCCCAGC ACTACCAGAGGCTGATGACGGTGGCCGAGAGCATCACCGCCCTGATGTTCCCCTTCCAGTGGCAGCACGTCTATGTGCCCATCCTGCCCGCCTCGCTGCTGCACTTCCTGGACGCGCCTGTACCCTATCTGATGGGCCTGCACTCCAACGGTCAGGATGACCGATCCAAGCTGGAGCTGCCCCAGGAG GCCAACCTGTGCTTTGTTGACATCGACAACCACTTCATCGAACTGCCGGAGGATCTGCCGCAGTTCCCTAACAAGCTGGAGTTCATCCAGGAGATCTGCGAGGTGCTGATGCTGTTTGGCATCCCCCCCGAGGGTAGAGCGTGCAGCGGCGAGGGCGTGGGGGGGCCGAGGGGCTTCCGCGGCTGCGACGTGGCCTCGGACCGCCGCAATGGCAACCTGGCCGGCTCGCCTCTGGATCTGCTGAAGGAGAACGAGACCATCGTCCGGCTGCAGGCCCTGGTCAAACGAACCGGTGTGAGGCTGGAGAAG CTGGATGGGATGGAGACCTCCGGCACCAACGGCGATCCCAGGGTGCAGTGCGGCGAGGAGGACCTGCGGACGCACCTGCTCAACATCCGCATGCGCGAGGTCTTCGCCAACCGCTTCACGCAAATGTTCGCCGACTACGAGGTCTTCGTCATCCAATCCAGCCAGGACAAAGAGTCATGGTTCAGCACCCGTGACCAGATGCAGAACTTTGACAAG GCCTCCTTCCTGTCGGACCAGCCCGAGCCCTACCTGCCCTTCCTGTCGCGCTTCCTGGAGACGCAGACGTTCGCCTCCTTCGTCGACAGCAAGATCCTTTGCCACGACGACGAGGACAAGGAGCACGCGCTGCGGGTGTTCGACGCCCGCGTGGAGAAGGTGCGCATGCTCAACGTGCGGACGCCCACGCTGAGGACGTCCATGTACCAGAAGTGCACCAACGCCGAAGAGTCAG AGAAGGCCATCGAGGCGAGGGTGACCAAGATCGACCACACGGCACTTCACCCCCACCTGCTGGACATGAAGATCGGCCAGGGCCGCTACGAGCCCGGCTTCTTCCCTCGCCTGCAGTCCGACGTGCTCTCAGCTGGACCCACCAGCAACAA GTGGTCCAAGCGCAGTACCGCAGCTCAGTGGAGGAGGCGGGACAAGCAGAAGCAGCACGCGGAACACCTGTACCTGGATAACGACCAGAGAGAG AAGCACATTCAGGAGGCCAGAAACCTGGGCACCACGATCCGGCAGCCCAAGCTGTCCAACCTGTCGCCCTCCGTCATTGCACAGACCAACTGGAAGTTCGTAGAAGGGTTGCTGAAGGAATGCAGGAACAAG ACCAAGCGCATGCTGGTGGAGAAGATGGGCAGGGAGGCGGTAGAGTTGGGCCATGGGGAGGTCAGCATCACAGGCGTGGAGGAGAACACGCTCATCGCCAGCCTCTGCGACCTGCTGGAGCGGATCTGGAGCCACGGGCTACAGGTCAAGCAG GGAAAATCGGCTTTGTGGTCACACCTGCTGCATTACCAGGAAAGCAAAGAGAAGAGTGATGCCACCCCTTCAGGCCTGAACCCCCCAG GGCTTATTCAAGACTCGGAGAGACGCAAGTCTGATGCAGGACTCACCATGCCCCCTCTAAAAGTTTCCCTCATTGACGATATGCG ACACATCCAGAACATCGGCGAGATCAAGACGGACGTGGGCAAGGCGCGGGCCTGGGTACGCCTCACCATGGAGAAGAAGATGCTTTCCAGGCACCTCAAGCAGCTGCTGTCTGACCAGGAGCTCACCAA GAAGCTGTACAAGCGGTACGCCTTCCTGCGCTGCGATGATGAGAAGGAGCAGTTCCTCTACCATCTCCTGTCCTTCAATGCTGTCGACTACTTCTGCTTCACCAATGTCTTCACCACCGTCT TAATCCCATACCACGTGGTGGTCATCCCAAGCAAGAAGCTCGGGGGGTCCATGTTCACGGCCAACCCCTGGGTCTGCGTCTCTGGAGAGCTGTCGGAAACAGGGGTTCTCCAGGTGCCCAAGAACTCCTTGGAGATCACCTTTGAG TGCCAGAATCTGGGCAAGCTCACCACAGTACAGATGGGCCACGATAACTCAGGATTGTATGCAAAGTGGCTGGTGGAGTGTGTCATGGTGAGGAACGAGGTCACTGGGCACACGTACAA GTTTCCATGCGGCCGCTGGTTGGGTAAAAGTGTGGATGATGGCAGTTTGGAACGCGTCCTGGTGGGGGAGTTGGTGACCCCCATCCCAGAGAGCGAGGAACGCCTGTGCCGCACCCCTCCCATGCAGCAGTCCCCTGGAATGATACGGAGGTTTGTCAACATCTCACCGAGCAGCAAACCAA AGTTAAACACAGGACAGATTCAGGAAGGAGTGGGAGAGGCCATCAATGGGATCGTCAAGCACTTCCACAAACCAGAGAAAGAG AGGAGCAGCCTGACGCTGCTGCTGTGTGGAGAATATGGGCTGGTCTGGGCACTGGAGCAGGTCTTCCTGCATGGTTTCAGGACCCCACGTCTCTTCAAGAACATCTTCATCTGGGACTTCTTAG AAAGGGCACAGGGTCACTTTGAGAGTCCGGAGCAGAAGGACCTGGAGCTGGATGAGAACTGGCAGATGAGGGCCCGGGATTTCTGCCGCTTCATGCGGGCTATCAACAGCACACCGAGGAACATCGGCAAAGACGGGAAGTTCCAGATGCTGGTGTGCCTGGGGGCCAG AGACCACCTGCTACATCATTGGATCGCCCTCCTGGCAGACTGTCCAATCACGGCACAGATGTATGAGGACACGGCCATGCTAAAGGATCATTCTCTGGTGAACTCTCTGATTCGAGTGCTACAAACTTTACAGGACTTCAATATCACCCTGGAGGCCTCACTAATCAAGGGCATAGGTATTTAG
- the LOC111850530 gene encoding DENN domain-containing protein 5A-like isoform X4 — translation MTCPRKGPCSYSPHFSTRRGENASFADAIFCENFEQSPLRRTFKSKVLAHYPENVEWSPFDQDAVGMLCMPKGLSFRTQADAREPCFHSFIITREDGSRTYGFALTFYEEVTSKQICGAMQTLYHMHNAERHDVPRLRRFDSYDIGRDTLFASKCICLLAPMAFPQACCQVLQQLYRAVTSAQPPPLPLESYIYNVLYEVPLPPPGRSLKFSGVYGPVVCQRPSTVELPLFDFPIGEVFELLGVENVLQLFTCALLEFQILLYSQHYQRLMTVAESITALMFPFQWQHVYVPILPASLLHFLDAPVPYLMGLHSNGQDDRSKLELPQEANLCFVDIDNHFIELPEDLPQFPNKLEFIQEICEVLMLFGIPPEGRACSGEGVGGPRGFRGCDVASDRRNGNLAGSPLDLLKENETIVRLQALVKRTGVRLEKLDGMETSGTNGDPRVQCGEEDLRTHLLNIRMREVFANRFTQMFADYEVFVIQSSQDKESWFSTRDQMQNFDKASFLSDQPEPYLPFLSRFLETQTFASFVDSKILCHDDEDKEHALRVFDARVEKVRMLNVRTPTLRTSMYQKCTNAEESEKAIEARVTKIDHTALHPHLLDMKIGQGRYEPGFFPRLQSDVLSAGPTSNKWSKRSTAAQWRRRDKQKQHAEHLYLDNDQREKHIQEARNLGTTIRQPKLSNLSPSVIAQTNWKFVEGLLKECRNKTKRMLVEKMGREAVELGHGEVSITGVEENTLIASLCDLLERIWSHGLQVKQGKSALWSHLLHYQESKEKSDATPSGLNPPGLIQDSERRKSDAGLTMPPLKVSLIDDMRHIQNIGEIKTDVGKARAWVRLTMEKKMLSRHLKQLLSDQELTKKLYKRYAFLRCDDEKEQFLYHLLSFNAVDYFCFTNVFTTVLIPYHVVVIPSKKLGGSMFTANPWVCVSGELSETGVLQVPKNSLEITFECQNLGKLTTVQMGHDNSGLYAKWLVECVMVRNEVTGHTYKFPCGRWLGKSVDDGSLERVLVGELVTPIPESEERLCRTPPMQQSPGMIRRFVNISPSSKPKLNTGQIQEGVGEAINGIVKHFHKPEKERSSLTLLLCGEYGLVWALEQVFLHGFRTPRLFKNIFIWDFLERAQGHFESPEQKDLELDENWQMRARDFCRFMRAINSTPRNIGKDGKFQMLVCLGARDHLLHHWIALLADCPITAQMYEDTAMLKDHSLVNSLIRVLQTLQDFNITLEASLIKGIGI, via the exons ATGACCT GCCCCAGAAAAGGTCCGTGTTCCTATTCCCCTCATTTCTCCACTCGACGTGGTGAAAACGCTTCATTTGCGGATGCAATTTTTT gcgagaaTTTTGAGCAGAGTCCACTACGGAGGACCTTCAAATCCAAAGTTTTAGCACACTACCCTGAGAatgtggagtggagtccctttgaCCAAGACGCCGTGGGCATG CTCTGTATGCCAAAAGGGCTGTCATTCCGGACGCAGGCAGACGCCCGCGAGCCATGTTTCCACTCCTTCATCATCACCCGCGAGGACGGCTCGCGCACGTACGGCTTCGCACTCACCTTCTACGAGGAGGTGACCAGCAAGCAGATCTGCGGCGCCATGCAGACGCTCTACCACATGCACAACGCTGAGCGGCACGAcgtcccacgccttcgccgcttcgaCTCCTACGACATCGGCCGGGACACGCTCTTCGCCTCCAAGTGTATCTGCTTGCTGGCGCCCATGGCCTTTCCGCAAGCGTGCTGCCAGGTGCTGCAGCAGCTGTACCGCGCCGTCACCTCCGCCCAGCCGCCGCCGCTGCCCCTGGAGAGCTACATCTACAACGTGCTCTACGAGGTGCCTCTGCCGCCTCCCGGGCGCTCCCTTAAGTTTTCGGGTGTCTACGGGCCCGTGGTGTGTCAGCGGCCCAGCACCGTCGAACTGCCGCTCTTCGACTTTCCCATCGGCGAGGTCTTCGAGCTCCTGGGCGTGGAAAACGTGCTGCAGCTATTCACCTGCGCCCTGCTGGAGTTCCAGATCCTGCTCTACTCCCAGC ACTACCAGAGGCTGATGACGGTGGCCGAGAGCATCACCGCCCTGATGTTCCCCTTCCAGTGGCAGCACGTCTATGTGCCCATCCTGCCCGCCTCGCTGCTGCACTTCCTGGACGCGCCTGTACCCTATCTGATGGGCCTGCACTCCAACGGTCAGGATGACCGATCCAAGCTGGAGCTGCCCCAGGAG GCCAACCTGTGCTTTGTTGACATCGACAACCACTTCATCGAACTGCCGGAGGATCTGCCGCAGTTCCCTAACAAGCTGGAGTTCATCCAGGAGATCTGCGAGGTGCTGATGCTGTTTGGCATCCCCCCCGAGGGTAGAGCGTGCAGCGGCGAGGGCGTGGGGGGGCCGAGGGGCTTCCGCGGCTGCGACGTGGCCTCGGACCGCCGCAATGGCAACCTGGCCGGCTCGCCTCTGGATCTGCTGAAGGAGAACGAGACCATCGTCCGGCTGCAGGCCCTGGTCAAACGAACCGGTGTGAGGCTGGAGAAG CTGGATGGGATGGAGACCTCCGGCACCAACGGCGATCCCAGGGTGCAGTGCGGCGAGGAGGACCTGCGGACGCACCTGCTCAACATCCGCATGCGCGAGGTCTTCGCCAACCGCTTCACGCAAATGTTCGCCGACTACGAGGTCTTCGTCATCCAATCCAGCCAGGACAAAGAGTCATGGTTCAGCACCCGTGACCAGATGCAGAACTTTGACAAG GCCTCCTTCCTGTCGGACCAGCCCGAGCCCTACCTGCCCTTCCTGTCGCGCTTCCTGGAGACGCAGACGTTCGCCTCCTTCGTCGACAGCAAGATCCTTTGCCACGACGACGAGGACAAGGAGCACGCGCTGCGGGTGTTCGACGCCCGCGTGGAGAAGGTGCGCATGCTCAACGTGCGGACGCCCACGCTGAGGACGTCCATGTACCAGAAGTGCACCAACGCCGAAGAGTCAG AGAAGGCCATCGAGGCGAGGGTGACCAAGATCGACCACACGGCACTTCACCCCCACCTGCTGGACATGAAGATCGGCCAGGGCCGCTACGAGCCCGGCTTCTTCCCTCGCCTGCAGTCCGACGTGCTCTCAGCTGGACCCACCAGCAACAA GTGGTCCAAGCGCAGTACCGCAGCTCAGTGGAGGAGGCGGGACAAGCAGAAGCAGCACGCGGAACACCTGTACCTGGATAACGACCAGAGAGAG AAGCACATTCAGGAGGCCAGAAACCTGGGCACCACGATCCGGCAGCCCAAGCTGTCCAACCTGTCGCCCTCCGTCATTGCACAGACCAACTGGAAGTTCGTAGAAGGGTTGCTGAAGGAATGCAGGAACAAG ACCAAGCGCATGCTGGTGGAGAAGATGGGCAGGGAGGCGGTAGAGTTGGGCCATGGGGAGGTCAGCATCACAGGCGTGGAGGAGAACACGCTCATCGCCAGCCTCTGCGACCTGCTGGAGCGGATCTGGAGCCACGGGCTACAGGTCAAGCAG GGAAAATCGGCTTTGTGGTCACACCTGCTGCATTACCAGGAAAGCAAAGAGAAGAGTGATGCCACCCCTTCAGGCCTGAACCCCCCAG GGCTTATTCAAGACTCGGAGAGACGCAAGTCTGATGCAGGACTCACCATGCCCCCTCTAAAAGTTTCCCTCATTGACGATATGCG ACACATCCAGAACATCGGCGAGATCAAGACGGACGTGGGCAAGGCGCGGGCCTGGGTACGCCTCACCATGGAGAAGAAGATGCTTTCCAGGCACCTCAAGCAGCTGCTGTCTGACCAGGAGCTCACCAA GAAGCTGTACAAGCGGTACGCCTTCCTGCGCTGCGATGATGAGAAGGAGCAGTTCCTCTACCATCTCCTGTCCTTCAATGCTGTCGACTACTTCTGCTTCACCAATGTCTTCACCACCGTCT TAATCCCATACCACGTGGTGGTCATCCCAAGCAAGAAGCTCGGGGGGTCCATGTTCACGGCCAACCCCTGGGTCTGCGTCTCTGGAGAGCTGTCGGAAACAGGGGTTCTCCAGGTGCCCAAGAACTCCTTGGAGATCACCTTTGAG TGCCAGAATCTGGGCAAGCTCACCACAGTACAGATGGGCCACGATAACTCAGGATTGTATGCAAAGTGGCTGGTGGAGTGTGTCATGGTGAGGAACGAGGTCACTGGGCACACGTACAA GTTTCCATGCGGCCGCTGGTTGGGTAAAAGTGTGGATGATGGCAGTTTGGAACGCGTCCTGGTGGGGGAGTTGGTGACCCCCATCCCAGAGAGCGAGGAACGCCTGTGCCGCACCCCTCCCATGCAGCAGTCCCCTGGAATGATACGGAGGTTTGTCAACATCTCACCGAGCAGCAAACCAA AGTTAAACACAGGACAGATTCAGGAAGGAGTGGGAGAGGCCATCAATGGGATCGTCAAGCACTTCCACAAACCAGAGAAAGAG AGGAGCAGCCTGACGCTGCTGCTGTGTGGAGAATATGGGCTGGTCTGGGCACTGGAGCAGGTCTTCCTGCATGGTTTCAGGACCCCACGTCTCTTCAAGAACATCTTCATCTGGGACTTCTTAG AAAGGGCACAGGGTCACTTTGAGAGTCCGGAGCAGAAGGACCTGGAGCTGGATGAGAACTGGCAGATGAGGGCCCGGGATTTCTGCCGCTTCATGCGGGCTATCAACAGCACACCGAGGAACATCGGCAAAGACGGGAAGTTCCAGATGCTGGTGTGCCTGGGGGCCAG AGACCACCTGCTACATCATTGGATCGCCCTCCTGGCAGACTGTCCAATCACGGCACAGATGTATGAGGACACGGCCATGCTAAAGGATCATTCTCTGGTGAACTCTCTGATTCGAGTGCTACAAACTTTACAGGACTTCAATATCACCCTGGAGGCCTCACTAATCAAGGGCATAGGTATTTAG